From a single Lentisphaera profundi genomic region:
- a CDS encoding nitrilase-related carbon-nitrogen hydrolase: MDEKNKSYMNGKEFLIPLAWLISACLSFHLSHLGLTAFFPLFFLSLWQITKIKSIPIAFINGIILGFGIYTYHLQFFISIFNHFAYNLFCVLAFWLALFLAISVWLRRVYSSKTIAWLIPVLYFSLEFIRCELYPLKFSWVIPGLSFSESSYYSGLGIWGVYGISFFCFLLITFGENWIEKKKLKIIAFVSLCLLCQISSLMSTSAETEGEGPHITGIQWEMGSHKDILDSLDQALETYPDTKLFFLSEYSFDEGIPQLIKDWCQVNQRYLLAGTTETIKESAVINKDVKSIGGKKKKRAYFNMAMIVDPRGEIIFKQAKVMPIQFFNDGEPAKSQQLWDSPWGKIGIGICYDLSYSKIMDELVRQGAQALLIPTMDVEHWGEQQHKLHGRIAPTRAGEYGIPVYRVCSSGISQFVDAQGHIQAQGSFIGQGDTFSAKLVMAEQGTRPLDRFLIYPALIISFLAFLFSFFKAFKKIR, from the coding sequence ATGGATGAAAAAAATAAAAGCTACATGAATGGAAAAGAGTTTTTAATTCCACTCGCTTGGCTAATAAGTGCCTGTTTAAGTTTCCATCTATCCCACTTAGGATTAACGGCATTTTTCCCCCTGTTTTTCTTAAGTTTGTGGCAAATAACTAAAATTAAATCTATACCAATAGCTTTTATCAATGGCATTATTTTAGGTTTTGGTATTTATACTTATCACCTCCAGTTTTTTATTTCCATCTTCAATCATTTTGCCTATAATCTCTTTTGTGTGCTCGCCTTTTGGTTAGCCCTTTTTCTAGCGATCTCGGTTTGGCTTCGTCGGGTGTACTCGAGTAAAACAATTGCCTGGCTGATTCCAGTACTGTATTTTTCACTCGAATTTATTCGTTGTGAATTGTACCCACTCAAATTTTCTTGGGTGATCCCAGGGCTTAGTTTTTCCGAATCTAGTTATTATTCAGGCCTGGGAATTTGGGGAGTTTACGGGATTTCCTTTTTTTGCTTTTTATTGATCACTTTTGGAGAGAACTGGATTGAGAAAAAGAAGCTCAAAATCATAGCCTTTGTGAGTCTTTGCCTGCTCTGCCAAATCAGTTCACTTATGAGTACATCAGCAGAAACAGAGGGAGAAGGGCCACACATTACGGGCATTCAATGGGAAATGGGATCTCATAAAGACATTCTCGATTCTCTCGATCAAGCTTTAGAAACGTATCCTGATACAAAGCTTTTTTTCTTGAGTGAATATAGTTTTGATGAAGGCATACCTCAGCTTATTAAGGATTGGTGCCAAGTCAATCAACGTTACCTACTCGCAGGGACAACGGAGACAATCAAAGAAAGTGCAGTTATCAATAAAGACGTAAAAAGTATTGGTGGCAAAAAGAAAAAGCGGGCATATTTCAATATGGCAATGATTGTTGATCCTCGTGGAGAAATTATTTTCAAGCAAGCAAAAGTGATGCCAATTCAATTTTTCAATGATGGGGAACCAGCAAAGAGTCAGCAATTATGGGATTCCCCTTGGGGAAAAATTGGCATCGGCATTTGTTACGACTTGAGCTATAGCAAAATAATGGATGAACTTGTTCGTCAGGGCGCTCAAGCTTTATTAATCCCTACAATGGATGTGGAGCATTGGGGAGAGCAACAACATAAGCTGCATGGTCGTATAGCTCCCACCCGTGCAGGGGAATATGGTATCCCCGTTTATCGCGTTTGTAGTTCGGGGATATCACAGTTTGTTGATGCTCAAGGTCACATTCAAGCTCAAGGATCCTTTATCGGTCAAGGAGATACCTTCTCGGCAAAACTAGTCATGGCAGAGCAGGGGACGCGTCCCCTCGATCGTTTTCTGATTTATCCTGCTTTGATCATTAGTTTTTTAGCATTCCTTTTCTCATTTTTTAAGGCCTTCAAAAAAATACGATGA
- a CDS encoding RluA family pseudouridine synthase — protein MIKDLEQRIIYEKDGLLVINKPYDLPSTGRALDDDDCLQYWLMQRHGGMVWAVHQLDADTSGVNIFVTEKKLVKHYKKMLENTQADKQYLAIVHGIPKWNKCEEHGRIGKIDSRSLGIHPEGKTAHSKFEVLGSGIDCSLIRVRIFTGRTHQIRIHLSHLSHPLIGEEWYREPACTLHKRQALHCLKIHLPQTGDAFTAPLAEDLYQLTQSQGLSQYMEANLNV, from the coding sequence ATGATCAAAGATCTGGAACAACGTATTATATATGAAAAAGATGGCCTATTAGTCATTAATAAGCCCTATGACCTGCCTTCTACGGGCAGAGCGCTAGATGACGATGATTGTCTTCAGTATTGGCTGATGCAACGACATGGTGGCATGGTATGGGCTGTGCATCAACTGGATGCGGACACTAGCGGTGTCAACATCTTTGTCACAGAAAAGAAGCTTGTGAAGCATTACAAAAAAATGCTAGAGAACACTCAAGCAGATAAACAATATCTAGCGATCGTTCATGGTATCCCTAAATGGAATAAATGTGAAGAGCATGGCCGTATTGGCAAGATAGATTCTCGAAGTCTAGGCATTCATCCTGAGGGAAAAACAGCTCATAGTAAATTTGAAGTCTTAGGAAGCGGTATAGACTGTAGCCTCATCAGAGTCAGGATATTTACGGGTCGAACACATCAGATCCGTATTCACCTGAGTCACTTATCTCATCCACTTATTGGTGAAGAATGGTACCGTGAGCCAGCTTGTACATTACATAAACGTCAGGCACTCCATTGTCTTAAAATTCACTTGCCTCAGACGGGGGATGCTTTCACCGCACCATTAGCGGAAGATTTATATCAATTGACTCAAAGTCAAGGTTTGAGTCAATATATGGAAGCGAACTTAAATGTATAA
- a CDS encoding glycogen/starch/alpha-glucan phosphorylase, producing MATKLTKTAIKKFKDAFQNRVEITLAKDLSECTKHDLYMALAYTVRDLQVEAWKKTNHKLSSKDAPKRMYYISLEFLMGRTLGNSLINCGFFDQADNALKDLGVELEDLLDEEMDAGLGNGGLGRLAACFLDSIASLNLPGSGSGIRYDYGIFRQKIDHGHQVEEPDNWLRYGNPWEVVRPERKRVIKFYGHVECYKDHAGKQWCTWLNTEDVLAMPYDTPIPGYSMDTVNTLRLWSARSIFGFNLTDFNQGDFINANIQKSLTENITKVLYPNDNNYEGKELRLKQQYFLAAATLGDMMEDFKELGLPIQDLPKKVVCQLNDTHPSIAVPELMRILMDDEGLEWDEAWGITRQVFAYTNHTLLAEALEKWSVALIENLLPRHMQIIYEINYHFLREVAQKYPGDNERQRDMSIIQEGGEKLVRMAYLAIAGSFSVNGVAAMHTELLKHDLVKDFYDLYPDKFNNKTNGITPRRWLRKCNPELSDLITSKIGDKWVTDLDELQKLIPFAEDKVFRKEIRAIKKNNKIRLAEYVKDLTGDELDVNSIFAVQVKRLHEYKRQLLNILHAIHLYQKIKANPKGHYTPRTIILAGKAAPGYFMAKLIIKMVNSVSAIVNNDPDVNKFLKVLFLPNYSVSMAEVLVPATDLSEQISTAGKEASGTGNMKFALNGALTVGTLDGANVEIKDAVGDDNIYIFGLDVDGITSLDQNGYNPHDYMPHGSHLANVLDLISSGFFCPEEPELFRPLVDSLTIGGDHYKLAADFEAYAAAEELVSNDFIKEDDWSKRAILNIANMGGFSSDRTIKQYAEEIWDIKPY from the coding sequence ATGGCGACCAAGCTAACGAAAACAGCGATTAAAAAATTCAAAGATGCTTTTCAAAATCGAGTAGAGATAACCCTGGCAAAAGATTTGTCAGAATGTACGAAACACGATCTTTATATGGCCTTGGCTTACACAGTGCGTGACCTTCAGGTAGAGGCTTGGAAAAAAACAAATCATAAACTCTCCAGTAAAGATGCCCCAAAGAGAATGTATTACATTTCGCTTGAGTTTTTGATGGGCAGAACTCTTGGCAATAGTTTGATTAATTGTGGTTTCTTTGATCAAGCGGACAATGCTTTAAAAGATCTTGGTGTTGAACTCGAAGACCTACTCGATGAAGAAATGGATGCGGGCTTAGGTAATGGTGGTCTCGGTCGCTTGGCAGCTTGCTTCCTCGATTCTATTGCGAGCTTAAATCTTCCAGGTTCTGGCTCGGGCATTCGTTATGACTACGGAATTTTTCGTCAAAAAATTGATCATGGTCACCAAGTAGAAGAACCCGACAACTGGTTGCGCTATGGTAATCCTTGGGAAGTGGTGCGTCCCGAACGCAAACGCGTAATAAAATTTTATGGTCATGTAGAATGCTACAAAGATCATGCGGGTAAGCAGTGGTGCACATGGCTTAATACGGAAGATGTCTTAGCCATGCCTTACGATACGCCGATTCCTGGTTACTCAATGGATACAGTGAATACTCTACGTCTGTGGTCAGCACGTTCGATTTTTGGTTTCAACCTTACGGATTTCAATCAAGGCGATTTTATTAATGCCAATATTCAGAAATCACTCACAGAAAATATCACCAAAGTCCTTTATCCCAACGATAATAATTACGAAGGCAAAGAACTTCGCTTGAAGCAGCAGTATTTCTTAGCTGCGGCGACTCTCGGCGATATGATGGAAGACTTCAAAGAATTGGGTCTACCAATCCAAGACCTGCCGAAGAAAGTTGTCTGCCAACTCAATGATACTCACCCTTCAATTGCAGTCCCTGAACTAATGCGAATTCTTATGGATGATGAAGGGCTAGAATGGGATGAGGCATGGGGCATTACTCGCCAAGTCTTTGCTTATACAAATCATACTCTACTTGCGGAAGCACTTGAAAAATGGTCTGTTGCTTTAATTGAAAATTTACTGCCACGCCACATGCAAATCATCTACGAGATCAATTATCACTTCTTGCGTGAGGTCGCTCAAAAATACCCTGGTGATAATGAGCGCCAACGTGATATGTCCATCATTCAGGAAGGTGGCGAAAAGTTAGTGCGCATGGCTTATCTAGCGATTGCGGGCAGTTTCTCTGTCAATGGCGTAGCGGCAATGCATACTGAACTTCTCAAGCATGATTTGGTTAAAGATTTTTATGACCTCTACCCAGATAAATTCAATAATAAAACAAATGGCATCACGCCGCGTCGCTGGTTGCGCAAATGTAATCCTGAACTCTCAGATTTAATCACTTCTAAAATTGGTGATAAGTGGGTAACGGATCTCGATGAGCTACAGAAGCTGATTCCTTTTGCTGAAGATAAAGTCTTCCGTAAAGAAATTCGTGCGATCAAAAAGAATAACAAAATTCGCCTCGCAGAATATGTAAAAGATCTCACCGGTGATGAACTTGATGTGAATTCAATTTTTGCAGTTCAAGTCAAGCGACTCCACGAGTACAAACGTCAGTTACTCAATATCCTGCATGCGATCCATTTGTATCAAAAGATTAAAGCCAACCCAAAAGGCCACTATACGCCACGTACAATTATTCTTGCGGGCAAGGCAGCTCCGGGTTATTTTATGGCAAAGCTGATCATTAAGATGGTGAATTCGGTTTCGGCAATTGTCAATAATGATCCCGACGTCAACAAATTCCTCAAGGTGCTTTTCTTACCAAATTACAGTGTGAGCATGGCAGAAGTTCTTGTGCCTGCTACTGATCTTTCTGAGCAGATTTCTACTGCGGGCAAGGAAGCCTCGGGAACTGGCAATATGAAATTCGCACTCAATGGAGCTCTTACGGTGGGAACACTTGATGGTGCAAATGTTGAGATTAAAGATGCGGTAGGCGATGATAATATCTATATTTTCGGTCTTGATGTTGATGGCATTACCAGCCTTGATCAGAATGGTTACAACCCTCATGATTACATGCCTCATGGTTCCCATCTTGCTAATGTGCTCGATTTAATATCTTCGGGCTTTTTCTGTCCCGAAGAACCTGAGCTTTTCCGTCCGCTCGTTGATTCACTCACCATTGGTGGCGATCACTATAAATTGGCCGCTGATTTTGAAGCTTATGCTGCAGCAGAAGAACTTGTGTCTAATGATTTCATTAAAGAAGACGATTGGTCAAAACGTGCTATTCTCAACATTGCAAATATGGGCGGCTTTTCATCCGACCGAACTATTAAACAATACGCAGAAGAAATTTGGGATATTAAGCCCTACTAA
- the nadA gene encoding quinolinate synthase NadA produces the protein MITSDQLHQKLKHVTVAGSTCSYTEEYCDKIAPIVNEINRLKEETNTVILAHSYVNPEIVYGVADYTGDSYQLSRNALESGADNILFVAVKFMAETAKILNPEKNVYVPAALNGCSLADSITGADVRKLKEDNPDYTFVCYINTTADVKAQCDVCVTSGNVYNIIESLPTDKIYFVPDKLMGLNIIDEMTRRGVEKDIKLWDGVCYVHEEYDPDMIDYIRGEFDGVKVLAHPECSPGVLNHSDFVGSTAQLLKFMETSDAEAFLMLTECGLSARLQVEMPEKNFVGSCSVCKYMKANTLENILECLKNPKPQNEIHLTKEDVQGSRRCIDAMFHYAEKTTSK, from the coding sequence ATGATAACATCAGATCAACTGCATCAAAAACTTAAGCACGTAACCGTTGCAGGTTCTACCTGTAGCTACACAGAAGAATATTGCGATAAAATCGCTCCGATAGTGAATGAGATTAATCGTCTCAAAGAAGAAACGAACACAGTAATCTTAGCTCACTCCTACGTCAATCCCGAGATTGTCTATGGCGTGGCTGACTACACCGGAGATTCTTATCAGCTCAGTCGCAACGCTCTCGAGAGTGGTGCGGACAATATACTTTTTGTAGCCGTGAAATTTATGGCGGAAACCGCAAAAATTCTCAATCCAGAAAAAAATGTATACGTTCCAGCTGCCCTCAATGGCTGCAGCTTGGCCGACTCAATTACCGGTGCAGATGTACGTAAGCTCAAAGAAGATAATCCTGATTATACTTTTGTTTGCTACATCAATACCACCGCAGACGTTAAAGCTCAGTGCGATGTCTGTGTGACTTCGGGCAATGTTTATAACATTATTGAATCACTTCCTACCGACAAGATTTACTTTGTTCCAGACAAATTAATGGGCCTCAATATCATTGACGAAATGACTCGTCGTGGAGTTGAAAAAGATATCAAGCTTTGGGATGGAGTCTGCTACGTTCACGAAGAATATGATCCCGATATGATTGATTATATTCGCGGCGAATTTGACGGTGTTAAAGTTTTGGCTCACCCAGAATGTAGCCCTGGCGTTTTAAATCATTCTGATTTTGTGGGTTCTACTGCACAGTTACTCAAGTTTATGGAAACTTCGGATGCAGAAGCATTTTTGATGCTTACTGAGTGCGGTCTTTCAGCACGTTTACAGGTTGAAATGCCCGAGAAGAATTTTGTGGGTTCTTGTTCCGTATGTAAATACATGAAAGCAAATACACTCGAGAATATCTTGGAATGCTTAAAAAACCCAAAACCACAGAATGAGATTCACCTCACTAAAGAAGATGTCCAAGGCTCACGTCGTTGTATCGACGCCATGTTTCATTACGCAGAGAAAACGACTAGCAAGTAG
- a CDS encoding glycosyltransferase, protein MKKPSISIVIPALNEAANISNICACLKAQTYAAVEVIIVDGGSTDKTQELFEKEGMRVLSGPRGRGNQIHLGSLKAKGDIIFVMHADMTLDSQVLEKIASAFSKDDLLIGGCVGSAFDQDFFKFRFLSWLNNLRITLTGISFGDQGQFFLRQRGLDESWIQAIPLMEDVELALRMKAAGKTIQLNGGIIASTRRWQHRSVLFNAIYVSYLLSKYLFLRRFKKDFSVEKFYESYYKK, encoded by the coding sequence ATGAAAAAGCCTTCAATATCAATCGTCATTCCCGCTCTTAATGAAGCCGCTAATATTAGCAATATTTGTGCTTGTTTAAAAGCGCAAACTTATGCTGCAGTAGAAGTGATTATTGTCGATGGCGGCAGTACTGATAAGACTCAAGAATTATTCGAAAAAGAGGGCATGAGGGTATTGTCGGGCCCGCGAGGTCGAGGCAATCAAATTCACCTAGGAAGCTTAAAAGCCAAAGGTGATATTATTTTTGTGATGCATGCCGATATGACTCTGGATTCACAAGTCTTAGAAAAAATCGCTTCCGCCTTTTCTAAAGATGACTTATTAATCGGCGGTTGTGTGGGATCGGCTTTTGATCAAGATTTTTTTAAATTCCGTTTTCTTTCTTGGCTCAATAATCTACGAATCACATTAACGGGAATCAGTTTTGGTGACCAAGGCCAGTTTTTTTTACGTCAAAGAGGCTTGGATGAGAGCTGGATTCAGGCGATCCCTTTGATGGAAGACGTGGAATTGGCTTTGCGCATGAAAGCCGCGGGAAAAACAATTCAGCTAAATGGCGGGATTATTGCCTCCACACGACGTTGGCAGCATCGCAGTGTTTTGTTCAACGCAATATATGTGTCTTACCTCTTATCAAAATATCTCTTTTTAAGAAGATTTAAAAAGGATTTTTCAGTAGAGAAATTTTATGAGTCTTACTACAAAAAATAA
- a CDS encoding radical SAM protein, translating to MTIDQQKKRPGYISFQKNAEGNNQLDDLWFFTGSRCNLACHHCYVESSPTNNSIDMITTEDIKPTIDEAQKFGVNHIYFTGGEPFLNKDIYSLVGMAMETADTTIMTNATLRMDLERLKQIKSDSTLSFRISMDHFEEARHDQIRDQGNFQKTLINAVKISLAGFQVIITASAIVYEGHELQADEIEDKFHQLFSPYGVDVDVKLLPYNLEMGTNLERIDEVHEKVFLSEHCMQLPGVKAKDFQCHNGRTLQKIKGEMKIYPCPIIYNDPQYEMGSTLKDSFGNVYLNHKACYDFCYRSGGKCTN from the coding sequence ATGACTATTGATCAACAGAAAAAACGTCCTGGCTATATTTCATTCCAAAAGAATGCTGAGGGTAATAATCAGCTAGATGATCTCTGGTTCTTCACTGGTTCGCGCTGCAATTTAGCCTGTCATCATTGCTACGTAGAGTCCTCTCCCACAAATAATAGCATTGATATGATTACTACCGAAGATATAAAGCCCACCATTGATGAAGCTCAAAAATTTGGCGTCAATCACATTTATTTCACTGGGGGAGAACCCTTTCTCAATAAGGATATTTATAGTCTTGTTGGTATGGCAATGGAAACAGCTGATACAACGATTATGACCAATGCCACGCTGCGTATGGACTTAGAGCGACTCAAGCAGATCAAGTCGGACTCTACGCTAAGTTTTCGCATCAGTATGGATCACTTTGAAGAAGCTAGGCACGATCAAATACGTGATCAGGGCAACTTCCAAAAAACGCTTATTAATGCCGTGAAAATTAGCCTGGCGGGCTTTCAGGTGATCATTACTGCATCGGCTATTGTTTATGAAGGTCATGAATTACAGGCCGATGAAATTGAAGATAAGTTTCATCAACTGTTCTCACCTTATGGAGTAGATGTCGACGTCAAACTTTTGCCTTATAATCTTGAAATGGGCACCAATCTTGAACGCATTGACGAAGTTCATGAAAAAGTATTTCTCTCTGAACACTGCATGCAGCTTCCCGGAGTAAAAGCCAAGGATTTTCAGTGTCACAATGGTAGAACTCTACAGAAAATTAAGGGTGAAATGAAAATATATCCTTGCCCCATTATTTATAATGATCCACAATACGAAATGGGAAGCACGCTTAAAGATAGCTTCGGTAACGTCTACCTCAATCATAAGGCTTGTTACGACTTCTGTTACCGCAGCGGCGGAAAGTGTACTAATTAG
- a CDS encoding MTAP family purine nucleoside phosphorylase translates to MIGIITGSGLYDLALENVENCLISNKFGQVTLVKACFKGVPVVFYSRHGKNHERLPNMLNYRAYMLAMKELGVDRIIATTVCGVCKSDIPLAKLLLFNDVFFPDNRLPSGELCSIYTAENDPQRGHLIAASLIHQGFQKDLSQFDTVKNLTYGHVNGPRLNSKSEINFIANYADVISQTCGPEAVLAGELVIPYLLLGFGIDYANGVNSEPTSIDELNANMLKSPKVFKEAINTLVTKERPDFEAYNYRFE, encoded by the coding sequence ATGATTGGAATTATTACTGGATCGGGTCTTTATGACTTAGCTTTAGAAAATGTAGAAAACTGTCTCATTAGCAATAAATTTGGACAGGTCACTTTGGTCAAGGCATGTTTCAAGGGCGTACCTGTTGTCTTCTATTCTCGTCATGGGAAAAACCATGAAAGACTTCCCAATATGCTCAATTATCGAGCCTACATGTTGGCAATGAAAGAACTTGGCGTTGATCGCATAATTGCCACCACTGTTTGCGGTGTCTGCAAAAGTGATATTCCCCTCGCCAAATTACTTTTATTTAATGACGTATTTTTTCCCGATAATCGCCTCCCGAGTGGAGAACTCTGCAGTATTTATACCGCTGAAAATGATCCTCAACGAGGTCATTTAATTGCGGCTAGTTTGATTCATCAAGGTTTTCAAAAAGATTTAAGTCAATTTGATACCGTCAAAAATTTAACGTATGGCCATGTCAATGGTCCTCGTTTGAATTCGAAATCCGAGATTAACTTTATTGCGAATTACGCAGACGTCATCTCCCAAACATGTGGCCCTGAGGCCGTTTTAGCTGGTGAATTAGTTATTCCCTACTTACTCTTGGGTTTTGGCATTGATTATGCTAATGGTGTTAATTCCGAGCCCACAAGTATTGATGAGCTCAATGCGAATATGCTCAAAAGCCCTAAAGTTTTCAAAGAGGCTATTAATACCTTAGTCACAAAAGAGCGGCCCGATTTTGAAGCCTATAACTACCGGTTTGAGTAA
- a CDS encoding methyltransferase domain-containing protein: MSKIVESVRERYSEAAKEQEAELCCPTGYSDQELSHIPKEVTDVSYGCGNPTAFRSLKEDAVIVDLGSGAGIDCFIAAKKVGASGKVYGIDMTDTMLDKARKNQVLVAQSLGYDNVEFLKGTIDELPLEDGIADTIISNCVINLASDKDKVFREIYRVLKDEGTFSVSDIVSDQEVPQHLKDDEHLWSGCLSGAETTQSYLKSMESAGFFGLEVLKSFVWQEIEGIKFISITVRGHKLVRSPECLYKGQAATYIGPMREAKDDEDHLFLRGIPQEVCTETAKRLSMPPYKGQFLISNPDDEKEVLECCPSDDTEEACC, translated from the coding sequence ATGAGTAAAATAGTAGAATCAGTAAGAGAAAGATACTCAGAAGCCGCAAAAGAACAAGAAGCAGAACTCTGCTGCCCTACCGGTTATAGCGATCAAGAATTATCTCATATCCCGAAAGAAGTCACCGATGTTTCCTATGGTTGCGGGAATCCTACTGCATTTAGATCTCTCAAAGAAGATGCTGTCATTGTGGATCTCGGTTCTGGAGCGGGAATTGATTGCTTTATTGCTGCTAAAAAAGTCGGTGCCAGTGGCAAAGTTTATGGTATTGATATGACCGATACTATGCTAGATAAAGCTCGTAAGAATCAAGTTTTAGTCGCTCAATCACTCGGCTATGACAATGTTGAATTCCTTAAAGGTACCATTGACGAACTTCCGTTGGAAGATGGAATTGCCGATACTATTATTTCTAATTGCGTCATTAATTTAGCTTCCGATAAGGACAAAGTTTTTCGCGAAATTTATCGCGTACTAAAAGATGAAGGAACTTTCTCCGTTTCCGATATTGTTTCCGATCAAGAAGTTCCCCAGCATCTAAAGGATGATGAACACCTTTGGTCGGGTTGCTTAAGTGGTGCAGAAACGACTCAATCTTACCTCAAGTCAATGGAGTCTGCCGGTTTCTTCGGATTAGAGGTTCTCAAGAGTTTTGTATGGCAAGAAATTGAAGGCATCAAATTCATCTCCATCACTGTGCGTGGCCACAAATTAGTTCGTAGCCCCGAATGCCTCTACAAGGGACAAGCGGCAACTTATATTGGCCCTATGCGAGAAGCCAAAGATGATGAAGATCACCTTTTCTTACGTGGCATCCCCCAAGAAGTTTGCACTGAAACGGCTAAACGTTTGTCCATGCCTCCTTATAAAGGACAATTCCTTATCTCTAATCCCGATGATGAAAAAGAAGTTTTGGAGTGCTGCCCGAGTGATGATACGGAAGAAGCTTGCTGTTAA
- a CDS encoding TIGR04282 family arsenosugar biosynthesis glycosyltransferase: MNKKLIIFAKAPVPGKVKSRLGKSIGMEKACDIYRALLDCLISTCQEEESFKIVLYVAGSQDFFKKYYPKLKVKKQSEGDLGNRIHNAFKTELNDSTQVALIGSDCPLLSMDHIQEAYKNLTSADLTIGPAKDGGYYLMAMNQAHQIFDGITWSSELVLKETLALAEQQNLNVELLETLSDLDTEADLKRHQEFFLNSNKLSALWPYPS; the protein is encoded by the coding sequence ATGAATAAAAAACTCATTATTTTTGCCAAGGCACCCGTTCCAGGAAAGGTGAAAAGCCGCTTGGGAAAAAGTATTGGTATGGAAAAGGCCTGTGACATTTATCGTGCCCTACTCGATTGCCTGATCAGTACTTGCCAAGAAGAAGAGAGTTTTAAAATCGTACTTTATGTAGCGGGTTCACAAGATTTTTTCAAGAAATATTACCCCAAGTTAAAAGTGAAAAAACAAAGTGAGGGTGATCTCGGTAATCGCATTCACAATGCTTTTAAAACTGAACTAAACGATTCTACGCAAGTCGCCTTAATTGGCTCTGATTGCCCCCTCTTAAGTATGGATCACATTCAAGAAGCTTACAAAAATCTTACTTCCGCTGATCTTACTATTGGCCCCGCAAAAGATGGTGGTTACTACCTAATGGCAATGAATCAAGCCCATCAAATCTTTGATGGAATCACTTGGAGTAGTGAGCTCGTTTTAAAAGAAACTTTGGCTTTAGCAGAGCAACAAAATCTCAATGTAGAACTCTTAGAAACACTCTCAGATCTAGATACTGAAGCAGACTTAAAGAGGCATCAAGAATTCTTTTTAAATTCAAATAAACTTTCGGCCCTTTGGCCTTATCCATCATAA
- a CDS encoding iron-sulfur cluster-binding domain-containing protein, producing MFNFDSWPLEQLQAYALLLSIFTFIIVLVFLMRELGATQEIDSSDKQDLILVGPPKSTGNITQMEVLHIRQLTPTIKNFRLRPLEQYVDYDPGQFLTFHTGETQKVARCYSLNSSPSRPGIYEVSIKLIKNGLGSTWMHEQVKAGDILKVSNPAGRFAYEADDKVSIFVAGGVGITPMMSMIKYAVDKGHSQPIYFFYSARTIDEMAFHDELKIISTMSSAIHYIPILSQPPENWDGESGRLNDEVIAKYKIDFPNATLYTCGPAPLMESVKTMALNQGMPENKFHNEIFASPASEKRDKIACEISVNGQHYQYNDNITLLNFLEQQQVPIKSSCRAGVCGICMVKIKKGKVTSLPSDYLDEEDKKTGACLSCISFPKTKLEIELDDDV from the coding sequence ATGTTTAACTTCGACTCATGGCCCCTTGAACAACTCCAGGCTTATGCGCTACTGCTCAGTATTTTTACTTTTATTATTGTACTAGTTTTTCTGATGCGAGAATTGGGTGCCACTCAAGAAATTGATAGCTCTGACAAGCAAGATTTGATCCTCGTTGGTCCACCAAAATCTACTGGCAATATTACACAAATGGAAGTTTTACACATTAGACAATTGACTCCCACAATCAAAAACTTCCGTCTCCGCCCTCTTGAACAATATGTTGATTATGATCCAGGACAATTTCTCACTTTTCATACGGGAGAAACTCAAAAAGTGGCTCGTTGCTATTCCCTCAATAGCAGCCCCTCTCGTCCAGGAATTTACGAAGTCTCTATTAAGCTAATCAAAAATGGTCTAGGCTCCACATGGATGCACGAACAAGTCAAAGCAGGTGATATTTTAAAAGTGAGCAATCCCGCTGGTCGCTTTGCTTATGAAGCAGATGACAAGGTTTCCATTTTTGTTGCTGGCGGCGTTGGAATCACTCCTATGATGTCCATGATTAAATACGCTGTGGATAAAGGCCACTCTCAGCCTATTTATTTCTTCTACTCTGCTCGTACAATTGACGAAATGGCTTTCCATGACGAACTCAAAATCATTAGCACTATGTCTTCCGCTATTCATTACATCCCCATTCTTTCTCAGCCTCCAGAAAACTGGGATGGTGAAAGCGGACGTTTAAATGACGAAGTCATTGCTAAATATAAGATCGATTTCCCCAATGCCACACTCTACACTTGTGGCCCTGCTCCCTTAATGGAAAGTGTCAAAACCATGGCCCTCAATCAAGGCATGCCAGAAAACAAATTCCATAATGAAATCTTTGCCTCTCCCGCTAGTGAGAAACGCGATAAAATAGCTTGTGAAATCTCCGTAAATGGTCAGCACTATCAATATAATGATAATATCACCCTGCTCAACTTTCTTGAGCAGCAGCAAGTCCCTATAAAATCTTCTTGTCGTGCCGGCGTTTGCGGTATCTGCATGGTCAAAATCAAAAAAGGGAAAGTCACTTCGCTGCCCAGTGATTACCTTGATGAAGAAGATAAAAAGACCGGTGCTTGCTTAAGTTGTATTTCTTTCCCAAAAACCAAACTCGAGATTGAACTAGATGATGACGTTTAA